The following are encoded together in the Vanrija pseudolonga chromosome 7, complete sequence genome:
- the clp1_1 gene encoding Tyrosine-protein phosphatase CDC14, translating to MSTTSLPSTSSSSSSRSSSGFRNLPNQHATVSPRLVFTTLTPKDLALGPYAHPSTGKPMHLFTLDDYMVYTPFKNDHGPLNLAYTFDACVRIFDKLNAKDYKRKALCLYTSPSPEQKSNVALIAALYSLIVDHQDPWDAFQPLAHFEVLPFRDAGNGVNEFGLTIQVRPRRRCGADAQDVLYGMWKARQHDLLNLQEFDADDYRYFERVENGDLNILGSFIAFASPMDPAWITAHAQPGEIPQTFTSSQTRMLASAFDKVTSKFFEEDVGLVVRLNDELYNKSRFTDANIEHVDLYFDDGTNPTNDIVRQFIALADDMINNKKRKVAVHCKAGLGRTGVLIGAYLIYKYQFSASEVIGFMRIIRPGMVVGPQQRYMQLNQMKWAGWAVMDAAAKNQGALSLPSPPMNPKEALPATEPTDTPRPLTPARRVTATSSKHGDAIGQPRKGPNGNGVQEGADDMVTPGRQVKSTAPSPSSADSQDGSVRGIKRGSGRSPVPHVLRGEAAQPVVTAVPIRTGLARSVSSASCSSTVSELDQRATKRRQGDAVAKSGLSSPPPSRETTPSDGSTPPTSSFPIEETPEPLTTPRQTLSQLSSRPETPPTISARADGIRPVRSLIPCRGTVLNKDGIAVSSPPHSPSRMTRSKSTNVDGQFADADTLPTSSSTGSISARMKLPSSRLIIPAQSWQAVARMGAGTNA from the exons ATGAGCACAACATCACTACcatcgacctcgtcgtcgtcgtcgtcgcgctcgagctcggggttCCGAAACCTCCCAAACCAACATGCCACCGTCTCGCCCCGCCTGGTCTTTACAACCCTCACTCCCAAGGACCTCGCATTGGGGCCGTACGCCCACCCGTCGACGGGCAAGCCGATGCACCTGTTCACTC TCGACGACTACATGGTCTACACGCCGTTCAAGAACGACCACGGGCCACTCAACCTCGCCTACACTTTCGACGCCTGCGTCCGCATCTTTGACAAGCTCAAC GCCAAGGACTACAAAAGGAAGGCACTCTGCCTGTACACGAGCCCCTCGCCAGAACAAAAGTCGAATGTCGCTCTCATTGCGGCTCTGTACAGC CTAATTGTCGACCACCAAGATCCGTGGGACGCTTTCCAGCCCTTGGCGCACTTTGAGGTGCTTCCCTTCCGCGACGCAGGCAATGGCGTCAACGAGTTTGGCCTCACGATCCAGGTgcggccccgtcgtcgttgtggcgctgacgcccaggACGTGCTCTACGGCATGTGGAAGGCACGACAGCATGACCTGCTCAACCTCCAAGAgtttgacgccgacgactacCGCTACTTTGAGAGAGTCGA AAACGGCGACCTCAACATCCTGGGTAGCTTTATCGCCTTTGCCTCGCCCATGGACCCCGCTTGGATCACGGCGCACGCCCAGCCGGGCGAGATACCACAGACCTTTACCTCTTCCCAGACGCGCATGCTGGCATCCGCGTTTGACAAGGTCACGTCCAAGTTCTTTGAGGAGGATGTCGGCCTCGTGGTCAGGCTCAACGACGAGCT GTACAACAAGTCCAGATTCACGGACGCCAACATCGAGCATG TCGACCTCTACTTTGACGACGGAACCAACCCCACCAACGACATTGTCCGCCAATTCATCGCCCTGGCCGACGACATGATTAACaacaagaagcgcaaggtcgcTGTCCACTGCAAGGCTGGCCTCGGCAGGACGGGCGTGCTCATCGGCG CCTACCTCATCTACAAGTACCAGTTCTCCGCATCCGAGGTCATCGGCTTCATGCGCATCATCCGCCCAGGCATGGTCGTTGGTCCCCAGCAGCGATACATGCAGCTGAATCAGATGAAGTGGGCAGGATGG GCCGTGATGGATGCCGCGGCAAAGAATCAAGGCGCATTATCGCTGCCCAGCCCTCCTATGAACCCGAAAGAGGCTCTGCCTGCCACGGAGCCGAccgacacgccgcgccccctGACCCCCGCAAGGCGTGTCACCGCTACCTCTTCCAAGCACGGCGACGCTATCGGACAGCCTCGTAAAGGCCCAAATGGAAACGGCGTGCAGGAGGGTGCTGACGACATGGTGACTCCCGGACGCCAGGTCAAGTCCACCGCTCCTTCTCCATCGTCAGCCGACTCGCAGGACGGATCGGTTCGGGGAATCAAGCGCGGGTCAGGTCGCTCGCCCGTGCCCCACGTCTTAAGAGGGGAGGCGGCTCAGCCGGTCGTCACGGCTGTTCCTATTCGCACCGGGCTGGCCCGTTCCGTGTCGAGTGCCAGCTGCAGTTCGACCGTGTCCGAGCTTGACCAGCGAGCCACCAAGCGCCGCCAGGGCGACGCCGTTGCCAAGTCTGGCCTCAGCTCTCCACCACCTAGCCGCGAGACGACTCCCTCGGACGGTTCTACACCCCCGACCTCATCTTTCCCCATTGAAGAGACCCCCGAGCCCCTCACGACACCTCGCCAGACTCTCAGCCAGCTCTCGTCTCGTCCAGAGACACCACCCACGATATCTGCTCGAGCCGACGGCATCCGTCCTGTCCGCAGCTTGATCCCTTGCCGCGGGACTGTCCTGAACAAGGACGGCATCGCCGTCAGCTCGCCCCCACACTCTCCTTCACGCATGACTCGTTCGAAATCCACTAATGTTGACGGCCAgtttgccgacgccgacaccctTCCCACCTCTTCGTCGACTGGCAGCATCTCGGCACGCATGAAgctgccctcgtcgcgcctcATCATCCCTGCACAGTCGTGGCAGGCTGTGGCGCGCATGGGCGCTGGC ACAAACGCTTGA
- the clp1_1 gene encoding Tyrosine-protein phosphatase CDC14: MSTTSLPSTSSSSSSRSSSGFRNLPNQHATVSPRLVFTTLTPKDLALGPYAHPSTGKPMHLFTLDDYMVYTPFKNDHGPLNLAYTFDACVRIFDKLNAKDYKRKALCLYTSPSPEQKSNVALIAALYSLIVDHQDPWDAFQPLAHFEVLPFRDAGNGVNEFGLTIQDVLYGMWKARQHDLLNLQEFDADDYRYFERVENGDLNILGSFIAFASPMDPAWITAHAQPGEIPQTFTSSQTRMLASAFDKVTSKFFEEDVGLVVRLNDELYNKSRFTDANIEHVDLYFDDGTNPTNDIVRQFIALADDMINNKKRKVAVHCKAGLGRTGVLIGAYLIYKYQFSASEVIGFMRIIRPGMVVGPQQRYMQLNQMKWAGWAVMDAAAKNQGALSLPSPPMNPKEALPATEPTDTPRPLTPARRVTATSSKHGDAIGQPRKGPNGNGVQEGADDMVTPGRQVKSTAPSPSSADSQDGSVRGIKRGSGRSPVPHVLRGEAAQPVVTAVPIRTGLARSVSSASCSSTVSELDQRATKRRQGDAVAKSGLSSPPPSRETTPSDGSTPPTSSFPIEETPEPLTTPRQTLSQLSSRPETPPTISARADGIRPVRSLIPCRGTVLNKDGIAVSSPPHSPSRMTRSKSTNVDGQFADADTLPTSSSTGSISARMKLPSSRLIIPAQSWQAVARMGAGTNA, from the exons ATGAGCACAACATCACTACcatcgacctcgtcgtcgtcgtcgtcgcgctcgagctcggggttCCGAAACCTCCCAAACCAACATGCCACCGTCTCGCCCCGCCTGGTCTTTACAACCCTCACTCCCAAGGACCTCGCATTGGGGCCGTACGCCCACCCGTCGACGGGCAAGCCGATGCACCTGTTCACTC TCGACGACTACATGGTCTACACGCCGTTCAAGAACGACCACGGGCCACTCAACCTCGCCTACACTTTCGACGCCTGCGTCCGCATCTTTGACAAGCTCAAC GCCAAGGACTACAAAAGGAAGGCACTCTGCCTGTACACGAGCCCCTCGCCAGAACAAAAGTCGAATGTCGCTCTCATTGCGGCTCTGTACAGC CTAATTGTCGACCACCAAGATCCGTGGGACGCTTTCCAGCCCTTGGCGCACTTTGAGGTGCTTCCCTTCCGCGACGCAGGCAATGGCGTCAACGAGTTTGGCCTCACGATCCAG gACGTGCTCTACGGCATGTGGAAGGCACGACAGCATGACCTGCTCAACCTCCAAGAgtttgacgccgacgactacCGCTACTTTGAGAGAGTCGA AAACGGCGACCTCAACATCCTGGGTAGCTTTATCGCCTTTGCCTCGCCCATGGACCCCGCTTGGATCACGGCGCACGCCCAGCCGGGCGAGATACCACAGACCTTTACCTCTTCCCAGACGCGCATGCTGGCATCCGCGTTTGACAAGGTCACGTCCAAGTTCTTTGAGGAGGATGTCGGCCTCGTGGTCAGGCTCAACGACGAGCT GTACAACAAGTCCAGATTCACGGACGCCAACATCGAGCATG TCGACCTCTACTTTGACGACGGAACCAACCCCACCAACGACATTGTCCGCCAATTCATCGCCCTGGCCGACGACATGATTAACaacaagaagcgcaaggtcgcTGTCCACTGCAAGGCTGGCCTCGGCAGGACGGGCGTGCTCATCGGCG CCTACCTCATCTACAAGTACCAGTTCTCCGCATCCGAGGTCATCGGCTTCATGCGCATCATCCGCCCAGGCATGGTCGTTGGTCCCCAGCAGCGATACATGCAGCTGAATCAGATGAAGTGGGCAGGATGG GCCGTGATGGATGCCGCGGCAAAGAATCAAGGCGCATTATCGCTGCCCAGCCCTCCTATGAACCCGAAAGAGGCTCTGCCTGCCACGGAGCCGAccgacacgccgcgccccctGACCCCCGCAAGGCGTGTCACCGCTACCTCTTCCAAGCACGGCGACGCTATCGGACAGCCTCGTAAAGGCCCAAATGGAAACGGCGTGCAGGAGGGTGCTGACGACATGGTGACTCCCGGACGCCAGGTCAAGTCCACCGCTCCTTCTCCATCGTCAGCCGACTCGCAGGACGGATCGGTTCGGGGAATCAAGCGCGGGTCAGGTCGCTCGCCCGTGCCCCACGTCTTAAGAGGGGAGGCGGCTCAGCCGGTCGTCACGGCTGTTCCTATTCGCACCGGGCTGGCCCGTTCCGTGTCGAGTGCCAGCTGCAGTTCGACCGTGTCCGAGCTTGACCAGCGAGCCACCAAGCGCCGCCAGGGCGACGCCGTTGCCAAGTCTGGCCTCAGCTCTCCACCACCTAGCCGCGAGACGACTCCCTCGGACGGTTCTACACCCCCGACCTCATCTTTCCCCATTGAAGAGACCCCCGAGCCCCTCACGACACCTCGCCAGACTCTCAGCCAGCTCTCGTCTCGTCCAGAGACACCACCCACGATATCTGCTCGAGCCGACGGCATCCGTCCTGTCCGCAGCTTGATCCCTTGCCGCGGGACTGTCCTGAACAAGGACGGCATCGCCGTCAGCTCGCCCCCACACTCTCCTTCACGCATGACTCGTTCGAAATCCACTAATGTTGACGGCCAgtttgccgacgccgacaccctTCCCACCTCTTCGTCGACTGGCAGCATCTCGGCACGCATGAAgctgccctcgtcgcgcctcATCATCCCTGCACAGTCGTGGCAGGCTGTGGCGCGCATGGGCGCTGGC ACAAACGCTTGA
- the Rabif gene encoding Guanine nucleotide exchange factor MSS4, whose product MSQQQQPSQEALLAALAAQSSRAPPPTKSFAELAAPADLTTSVSTDGGADALTNSRKIYCTRERCGAVILQPGVGEWVEAEPGILPAAPGSPFPAESTTVGYWYVRGSPFAFDNIGFSRPDAAAALPDYAPGVAEAGGKVKWLICAECDLGPLGWSFEGGKEAWLAVDRLRYAAEPKAVAAA is encoded by the exons ATgtcccagcagcagcagccatcaCAGGAAGCGCTCCTCGcagcgctcgcggcgcagtcGTCCCGggcgccgcccccgaccAAGAGcttcgccgagctcgccgcccccgcggaCCTCACGACGAGCGTCAgcaccgacggcggcgccgacgcgctcacgAACTCCCGAAAGATTTACTGCACGCGCGAGAGGTGCGGCGCGGTCATTCTGCAGCCTGGCGTCGGGGAGTGGGTCGAGGCTGAGCCTGGTATC ctccccgccgcccccggcTCCCCCTTCCCCGCCGAGTCCACCACCGTCGGCTACTGGTACGTCCGCGGCTCGCCGTTCGCCTTCGACAACATCGGCTTCTcgcgccccgacgccgcggccgcgctgcccgaCTACGCGCCTGGCGTCGCTGAGGCtggcggcaaggtcaagtGGCTCATCTGCGCCGAGTgcgacctcggccccctTGGATGGAGCTTTGAGGGTGGCAAGGAGGCATGGTTGGCCGTTGACAGGTTGCGGTACGCTGCCGAGCCCaaggcggtggcggccgcgTGA
- the PEX7 gene encoding Peroxisome biogenesis protein 7, with translation MPSPVGPPGAPPLRLRTQGYAHHSLKFSPYFEDRLALASGANFGLVGNGRVHVVRAGPGGVGVEKFFDTQDSVYDVAWNEAHENQLVAGCGNGAIRLFDITLQGLPVAAWHEHTGEVVGVDWSNLEKSLFATASWDGSVKVWAVERATALQSLPINAGQVYAALFSPHTPGLLATAGQDGQVRLFDLRSAARAGPPRPTTAFAASPADILAADWNKYRPGVIATAGKDKVVRVWDIRNPGVPTAELPGHSLAIRKIQWSPYHADIIASSGYDMTARIWNTALPAPRPASATSHHSEFTMALGWALFDEGVIATAGWDQELHLYRPVL, from the exons ATGCCCAGCCCCGTCggcccgcccggcgcgccgccactTCGCCTCCGAACACAGGGGTACGCGCACCACTCGCTCAAGTTCAGCCCGTACTTTGAGGACCGGCTCGCGCTGGCCTCGGGCGCGAATTTCGGGCTGGTCGGTAACGGGCGCGTgcacgtcgtgcgcgccggaCCAGGGGGTGTCGGCGTGGAGAAGTT cttTGATACCCAGGACAGCGTGTACGACGTTGCGTGGAACGAGGCACACGA gaaCCAGCTGGTCGCGGGCTGTGGAAACGGCGCGATCCGGCTCTTTGACATCACGCTGCAG ggCCTGCCTGTCGCTGCGTGGCACGAGCAcacgggcgaggtcgtcggcgtcgactggaGTAACCTCGAGAAGAGCCTGTTCGCCACGGCGAGCTGGGACGGGAGCGTCAAGGTG TGGGCAGTGGaacgcgcgacggcgctgcaATCGCTGCCCATCAACGCAGGGCAAGTCTACGCTGCCCTGTTCTCGCCGCACACGCCCGGGCTGCTCGCAACGGCAGGCCAGGACGGCCAGGTGCGCCTGTTCGACCTGCGctcggctgcgcgcgccggcccgccccgccccaccaccGCGTTCGCTGCCAGCCCCGCAGACATCCTCGCGGCAGACTGGAACAAGTACCGCCCCGGCGTGATCGCCACCgcgggcaaggacaaggtcgtgCGCGTGTGGGATATCCGCAACCCCGGGGTGCCGACGGCTGAGCTGCCTGGGCACTCGCTGGCGATTCGCAAGATCCA GTGGTCGCCGTACCACGCCGACATcatcgcgtcgtcgggctaCGACATGACGGCGCGAATCTGGAACACAGCGCTGCCTGCCCCTCGGCCcgcaagcgcgacgtcgcATCACTCCGAGTTCACCATGGCGCTCGGGTGGGCACTGTTCGACGAAGGGGTCATTGCGACGGCCGGCTGGGACCAGGAGCTGCACCTGTACCGGCCGGTGCTGTAG
- the ICMEL2 gene encoding putative isoprenylcysteine alpha-carbonyl methylesterase ICMEL2 yields the protein MRATTAFLALALCAAIVVVAAVASALWAVLAFVPLVNLVAIPSLIGSVLLLVHALPFAAYLLLAQTDAPKHGGSLFLPFSPARHLGILVAVVHYTLFVLSTAPALLLALARTAIRLKNTPASDKPSSRWLPSAWWERFASFGIAYQPPRKGRASKLDVFVPAVADKLPGEANFLPFSPASSAAPTLPDVDEGTNAPATDDFPPDVWHEQMPGSPVDSGALPVIVFVYDVGIIGPIRPQRWMFSLVGAKLAEQGYVAVVPDLTLYPDGQVEDMVVDLRAVLAWVRKDISAFGGDPNNIYVCGHGLGAHLALYTLSQDAVVRSRDKLEIHNSTREWPHLGHGPTYSRDIPNGLRQLRTYGGDIDIPEIRGVIMLSPVADVIKQVRHESKLWLEHVSPLRRALGSSQTRCMKHSLGHILFAARNLVEVEWLPERVLIIHGVDDHLVPIWQAVWLADLLNGLDVPTRLKQYTNLSHFDVVTSLMSGLEGKQTANIVHDIRWFVEGGP from the exons ATGAGAGCGACAACTGCGTTCCTCGCGCTGGCCCTCTGCGCGgccattgtcgtcgtcgccgccgtcgccagcgcgctCTGGGCCGTGCTTGCATTTG TCcccctcgtcaacctcgtcgcgATCCCCTCGCTCATCGGCAGCGTGCTAT TGCTCGTCCACGCACTCCCGTTCGCAGCGTACCTCCTGCTCGCGCAGACGGACGCGCCGAAACACGGCGGCTCGCTCTTCCTGCCCTTCAGCCCAg cgcgccacctcggcatcctcgtcgccgtcgtgcacTACACGCTGTTCGTTctctcgaccgcgccggcgctcttactcgccctcgcgcgcacCGCGATCCGCCTGAAGAACACGCCGGCAAGCGAcaagccctcgtcgcgctggctcccctcggcgtggtgggAACGTTTTGCGAG CTTTGGAATCGCATACCAGCCCCCCCGGAAGGGCCGCGCATCCAAGCTCGACGTGTTTGTGCCTGCCGTCGCTGACAAGCTGCCCGGCGAGGCCAACTTTCTGCCCTtctcgcccgcgtcgtcggcggcgcccacGCTCCCGGACGTGGACGAGGGGACCAACGCCCCCGCAACCGACGACTTCCCACCGGACGTGTGGCACGAGCAGATGCCCGGGTCGCCGGTCGACTCGGGCGCGCTGCCGGTTATTGTGTTCGTGTACGACGTGGGCATCATCGGGCCGATCCGGCCACAGCGGTGGATGttctcgctcgtcggcgccaagctcgctGAGCAGGGGTACGTTGCCGTCGTGCCAGACCTCACGCTGTACCCCGACGGTCAGGTCGAGGACATGGTTGTTGAtctgcgcgccgtgctcgcgtgGGTTCGGAAGGACATCTCGGCGTTCGGTGGCGACCCAAACAACATCTATGTTTGTGggcacggcctcggcgcacACCTCGCACTCTACACGCTTTCCCAAGACGCCGTTGTGCGCTCCCGCGACAAGCTCGAGATTCACAACTCGACAAGAGAGTGGCCCCACCTGGGCCACGGGCCGACATACTCGCGCGACATCCCCAACGGCCTGCGCCAGCTCCGCACGTACGGCGGGGATATCGACATTCCAGAGATTCGCGGTGTCATCATGCtgtcgcccgtcgccgacgttaTCAAACAGGTCCGCCACGAGTCCAAGCTGTGGCTGGAACAcgtctcgccgctgcgccgcgcgctcggctcgtCCCAGACCCGCTGCATGAAGCACAGTCTCGGGCATATCCTGTTCGCGGCGCGGAATCTTGTAGAAGTCGAGTGGCTCCCAGAGCGGGTGCTGATCATCCACGG tgtcgacgaccacctcgtgcCAATATGGCAGGCGGTGtggctcgccgacctgctcaacggcctcgacgtgccCACGCGGCTCAAGCAGTATACCAACCTGTCCCACTTTGACGTCGTTACGAGCCTCATGAGTGGGCTCGAGGGGAAGCAGACGGCGAATATTGTCCACGATA tCCGTTGGTTTGTCGAGGGTGGGCCCTAG
- the GCD6 gene encoding Translation initiation factor eIF-2B subunit epsilon, which translates to MPPKKQTAKADNKSKRQDGDEALLQAVILADSFNRRFEVLCQDQPRILLPLCSTPLLTWTFESLSLSGVQHVIIWCGAHEDKIREFVEQSPFKDVFKIECYSAPNTATAGDAMRHIDGLDILNHDNPYILVHHPLVSNYDFSTMVESHKKRRETDKTIMMTLGVGRGGRPHPESPIMLVHPASSRLLHYGLNPLAPRQQRAKIPAQPFLDPWPSSIDEYEIWSGTNASSSRGGYRDLGVDICEADVQAQYTENFDYAHPRRHFLKGVLTSDLLSKTISVHVVGDETVDPAAPDSKIQRGRYVERIRDTRTYGEITLDILQRWVFPLVPDMNEPGGEKYDLRRGNVYVARDSVVLARTTALQGPLLIGPRCQLSHNTVIRASTLGANCVVGDNTTLNKAHIWSNVRIGADCVLEESIIGDNVVISDGVHIGKGTLIGPGVTIGPGVKVPEFSRICRTRYVPKDDSSSEDEDSNSDSDSDASESRKKSKKVIFDAQAAENHRLAVLGPDSVGFLWPTEEEEPPEVDSDNSDEEDVYEHPKNKRLGQLGRRLSDASFSTASLSTLSINSTTPPDSPASYASSGSELEVSGLNISDGPPPAFFAEARSSLSRAYDEGHSIENASLELKTLVMGYNSGIDTARAEVVNFLMSKVPGEGSAGQILGAATKVWARWGQLAVNLSRDSSDIAFDVQNYCVQNAAYAPWFGIALRALYDSDIVDEDGLVEWRDAPEARGEGALEAERNAYKETHAKGKQYVDILEQMDSEDDEDESDDE; encoded by the exons ATGCCGCCAAAGAAGCAGACAGCAAAGGCGGACAACAAGTCG AAGAGgcaggacggcgacgaggccctcctccaggccgtcatcctcgccgactcGTTCAACCGCCGCTTCGAGGTGCTGTGCCAGGACCAGCCGCGCATTCTCCTGCCCCTCTGCTCGACACCACTCCTCACGTGGACCTTTGAGTCGCTCAGCCTCAGCGGCGTGCAGCATGTCATCATCTggtgcggcgcgcacgaggaCAAGATCCGCGAGTTTGTCGa GCAGTCGCCGTTCAAGGACGTCTTCAAGATTGAATGCTACTCTGCCCCCAATACGGCCACGGCTGGTGACGCCATGAGACACATTGACGGCCTGGAC ATCCTCAACCACGACAACCCCTACATCCTTGtccaccaccccctcgtcTCAAACTACGACTTCTCAACCATGGTTGAGTCGCACAAGAAACGCCGCGAGACAGACAAGACCATCATGATGACCTTGGGCGTTGGACGCGGTGGCCG CCCACACCCCGAATCCCCCATCATGCTCGTGcaccccgcctcgtcgaggttgcTTCACTACGGCTTGAACCCCCTTGctcctcgccagcagcgcgccaagATCCCGGCGCAGCCCTTCCTCGACCCCTGGCCTTCGAGCATTGACGAGTACGAGATCTGGTCGGGCACCAACGCGTCCTCTTCGCGCGGTGGCTACCGtgaccttggcgtcgacatttgcgaggccgacgtgcaGGCTCAGTACACGGAGAATTTCGACTACGCGCACCCCCGGAGGCACTTCCTCAAGGGCGTCCTTACTAGCGACCTTCTGAGCAAGACCATCTCCGTCCACGTCGTTGGAGACGAGACTGTCGACCCCGCGGCCCCGGACAGCAAGATCCAGCGTGGGCGCTATGTCGAGCGCATTCGTGACACGAGGACGTACGGCGAGATCACATTGGACATCCTCCAGCGCTGGGTCTTCCCCCTCGTTCCCGACATGAACGAGCCAGGTGGAGAAAAGTACGACTTGCGACGCGGAAACGTCTATGTGGCTCGGGACAGTGTCGTCCtcgcgaggacgacagcgcTTCAGGGCCCGCTGCTCATCGGCCCCCGCTGCCAGCTGTCTCACAACACTGTCATCCGGGCCTCCACTCTTGGCGCCAACTGTGTGGTTGGCGACAACACCACGCTCAACAAGGCCCACATCTGGTCCAACGTCAGGATAGGTGCCGACTGCGTCTTGGAGGAGTCGATCATTGGCGACAACGTTGTCATCTCCGACGGTGTCCACATCGGCAAGGGCACGCTCATTGGCCCCGGCGTCACCATTGGCCCCGGCGTCAAGGTCCCCGAGTTCTCTCGCATTTGCAGGACGCGTTACGTTCCAAAGgacgactcgagctcggaaGATGAGGACTCgaactcggactcggactctGATGCCTCGGAATCCAGAAAGAAGTCGAAGAAGGTCATCTTTGATGCCCAGGCTGCGGAAAACCACAGATTGGCCGTCCTTGGTCCCGACTCTGTCGGATTCCTTTGGcccaccgaggaggaggagcctCCAGAGGTCGACTCGGACAACTCGGACGAAGAGGATGTCTACGAGCACCCGAAGAACAAGCGTCTCGGGCAGCTTGGCCGCAGACTCTCCGATGCCAGCTTCTCGACCGCGTCCCTCTCCACCCTGTCCATCAACTCGACGACACCCCCcgactcgcccgcctcgtatgcgtcgtcgggctccgagctcgaggtctCTGGCCTCAACATCAGCGACGGCCCTCCCCCTGCCTTCTTCGCCGAGGCTCGCTCATCGCTGTCCCGCGCCTACGACGAGGGCCACTCGATCGAGAATGcctcgctcgagctcaagacCCTTGTCATGGGTTACAACTCTGGTATCGACACGGCCCGTGCAGAGGTTGTCAACTTCCTCATGTCCAAGGTTCCTGGCGAGGGCTCGGCTGGGCAGattctcggcgccgccaccaaggTCTGGGCTCGTTGGGGACAGCTCGCAGTCAACCTGTCGCGTGACTCTTCGGACATTGCATTCGATGTCCAAAACTACTGCGTCCAGAATGCTGCCTACGCACCCTGGTTTGGTATTGCTCTGCGTGCCCTGTACGACAGCGACAttgttgacgaggacggacTGGTCGAGTGGCGTGACGCGCCCGAGGCTCGCGGTGAGGGAGCCCTCGAGGCTGAGCGTAACGCGTACAAGGAGACGCacgccaagggcaagcagTATGTCGACATTCTCGAGCAGAtggacagcgaggacgatgaggacgagtCGGATGATGAGTAG